The following proteins are co-located in the Macrobrachium rosenbergii isolate ZJJX-2024 unplaced genomic scaffold, ASM4041242v1 393, whole genome shotgun sequence genome:
- the LOC136838279 gene encoding uncharacterized protein: MSKVTTANKRYGVSDARFSDASTSGYGAVAYLTSNEGGCSKTSFLIGKARVAPLKATSIPRLELTAAAVAVNLGQKMTLELDLHLNEVCYYTDSTTVLYYIRAERKRFPVFVANRVRQIRDFSNVNQWKYISTDLNPADVASRGVGSVMSSDMTHWLEGPDFLNMPASECPAKMHPSTEPQVTEEDFMSLATTATSEEGSPFMSLITHFSRWERLKRAVAVFIAFLAFLRNKEQTINLRTTQIMQKAEKAIVCFIQKITFANEVENLKKTTTKEDKREHSLPKTSTIFRLDPVLIDGTLRVGGRLSKAAMDSDVKHPMLLPQHSHVTTLIVRDAHEKLGHAGRNHTIAAIRERFWIISINSAVRRQLHKCIMCRKMRKPCQEQKMSDLPQDRLEPAPPFTFTGVDFFGPFIIKEGRKELKRYGVIFTCLVSRSIHLEAANSLETDSFIHCLQRFIARRGTVQEIRCDNGTNFIGTRNELNKAWSDLNQNKIQNKLLYMNIDWKLNPPMASHMGGVWGARSVPFGKFYLRYSTTTGLASMTNHSARFSAR; encoded by the coding sequence ATGTCTAAAGTTACCACAGCAAACAAAAGATACGGCGTTTCGGATGCACGTTTTTCAGATGCCAGTACATCTGGGTATGGCGCTGTTGCATACCTAACCTCAAACGAGGGTGGATGTTCGAAAACTTCATTTCTCATCGGAAAAGCAAGGGTTGCTCCATTGAAAGCAACATCTATCCCACGGCTTGAACTCACAGCAGCCGCTGTAGCTGTAAATTTAGGACAGAAAATGACCCTTGAGCTTGATCTCCATCTCAACGAAGTCTGCTATTACACAGATTCAACAACAGTCCTTTATTACATCAGAGCTGAGAGAAAGCGTTTTCCAGTGTTTGTGGCCAACAGAGTCCGTCAAATAAGAGACTTCAGCAACGTTAACCAGTGGAAGTACATTAGCACTGATTTGAACCCAGCAGACGTTGCATCACGTGGAGTAGGTTCTGTGATGTCGTCAGACATGACTCATTGGCTGGAGGGTCCGGATTTCTTGAATATGCCGGCTTCAGAATGCCCTGCAAAGATGCACCCCAGCACCGAACCGCAGGTTACAGAAGAGGACTTTATGTCTTTAGCTACTACTGCTACATCAGAAGAAGGCTCACCGTTTATGTCTTTAATCACCCATTTCTCCAGGTGGGAGAGACTGAAGAGAGCAGTAGCAGTATTCATAGCATTTTTGGCTTTCTTACGAAACAAAGAACAAACTATAAATTTAAGGACCACACAGATCATGCAAAAGGCTGAAAAGGCAATCGTTTGCTTTATACAAAAGATCACCTTTGCAAACGAGGTCGAGAATCTCAAGAAAACAACCACGAAAGAAGACAAGAGAGAACACTCACTACCAAAAACAAGTACGATATTCCGTCTCGACCCAGTGCTCATCGACGGAACTCTGCGAGTGGGAGGACGTCTCTCGAAAGCCGCAATGGACTCTGACGTGAAACATCCAATGCTACTGCCACAACATTCGCACGTCACGACTCTAATCGTACGAGATGCTCATGAGAAACTCGGCCATGCTGGTAGAAATCACACCATTGCAGCAATTAGAGAACGCTTTTGGATTATTTCAATCAACTCTGCTGTCCGACGTCAACTCCACAAATGCATAATGTGCAGAAAAATGAGAAAGCCATGCCAAGAACAAAAAATGTCCGACTTACCTCAAGATCGTCTCGAGCCAGCTCCACCATTTACATTCACAGGCGTAGACTTCTTCGGGCCGTTCATTATAAAAGAGGGCCGCAAGGAGCTCAAACGTTACGGCGTCATATTCACCTGTCTTGTCAGTCGCTCCATTCATCTGGAAGCTGCTAACAGTCTCGAAACAGATTCCTTTATTCACTGCCTACAACGCTTCATAGCCCGCAGAGGTACGGTTCAAGAAATCCGATGCGACAACGGGACCAACTTCATCGGAACACGGAATGAGCTGAACAAGGCTTGGTCAGATCTGAACcaaaacaaaatccaaaacaaactactgtacatgAATATCGACTGGAAACTCAACCCACCTATGGCATCGCACATGGGCGGCGTATGGGGCGCCAGATCCGTACCATTCGGAAAGTTCTATCTGCGCTATTCTACGACCACGGGACTCGCCTCGATGACGAATCATTCCGCACGCTTCTCTGCGAGGTAG